The sequence CCTGAAGCGCAAACACATCGCGGTCGACGGCCTCCAGCCGATCGGAAAGCCGCTCGGCCGCGTCGATGAATCCCGGTGGCACCTCGTCATCCTCCGAGGCCGCCGCGCGCCGCAGCAGGGCGAGGGTGGTTCTCAGGTGCCGGTGCAACCGCACCACAGTTCGGCGCAACGGCGCGAGCCCGGGCTGCTGCCTGTGTTCCGCCTCGCCGTAGACGCGGTCCTCGATGACGTTGAGCTCTTCCGTCAGCTCGAGCACCAACGAGATCAATGTGCGTTGGAACTCGATGACGAGCATCTCGAAGAGATCGATCGGCCGGCTGCATCTGGCGTTCTTTTCAACGGCCGCCTTCACCCGGTCGATGCTGCGCAGCGGATGCAGGCGCGTGGTGATGACGAGCCTGTCGCTGACCGCAAAATGCAGCCAGCCGATCGTTTTGGTGACCGTGTCGAAGGTTCGCTCGAAATCGACCACGGTACCGTGCACGACATCTTCCGAAACGGTTATCGCCGCCTGGGTGTCATGGCTGGTGAGCGTCGCGATTGCTGCCTGCGGCAGATTGGCGATACGCTCGATCAGCGCGGGCGTGCGCGCATCGCTGAGCGCCAGATGCATCCAGAGCCAGCCCTCGCTCGCCTGGAGACTATCGACGGACGAATCGGCGGAGATGCGCTGGCATCGGTTTTCGCCGGGAAAAAACCGGTAAGCCCAGACGAGGCCAGGTATCTCGGGGGAAATCAGGTTCATCGGGAGTGCCTTAGACCGCGAGGATTTTGACTTGAATCAACCCAAAATTCCTAGGCCTATCGATTCAAATAAGGAGAGCGGGATCCGCGCGGAAAACCGTTCACACTTTTCCTTAATCCCGCTCGAGCGGCCGTTTGAGACGGCTTCTATTCGTCTTCAATGACAGTTTTGTTACACTCATTTGCTGCAAGCGCTGGCACGCATCTCAGCATTGACGTTTACGTAAAAATCAATAGGCTCGGCACGTGAAGAGTGCGCGTCGTCTACGATGGCCGCGACTGCACGGGAGGAACATTATGTACAAGGCGCCAATTGACGAGATTGCATTCACCCTGAAGCATGTGGCCGGCATGGACGGTGCTCTGACCGCGGGCAGATTCGGCGAACTCGGCGAAGATCTCGTCGATGCGATCCTTTCGGAAGCGGGTCGTTTTGCAACGGAAGAGATAGCGCCTCTCGCCGAGATTGGCGACCGGCAGGGCGCACGCCTGATTGATGGGGCTGTCCAGACGCCCGAGGGCTGGCGCGACCTCTATCGCAATTGGATCGGCGGCGGGTGGAATGGTCTGACGGCACCGGAGGCCTTCGGCGGACAGAACCTGCCGCACATGCTGCATGTCGCCGCGATGGAAATGTGGAACGGCGGCTCGATGGCCTTCGCCCTCGCTCCCACGCTGACCATGGGTGCTATCGAGGCGTTGGAAAAACACGGCTCCGACGCTCTGAAGGCAACTTTTCTCGGGAAGATGGTTTCGGGCGAATGGATGGGGACCATGAATCTGACGGAGCCGAATGCCGGCTCCGACCTAGGCGCGCTCAAGACCCGCGCTGAACGCCGCGCGGACGGCAGCTACCGCATTTTCGGCCAGAAGATCTTCATTACCTGGGGCGAGCACGACTTTACCGATAACATCATCCATTTCGTGCTGGCGCGATTGCCCGATGCGCCACCCGGCACGAAAGGAATTTCGCTATTTCTTGTGCCGAAATTCCTCGTCAACACGGATGGCACGCTCGGTGCCCGCAACGATCTCTTTTGCCACTCGCTTGAGCACAAGCTTGGCATCCATGGATCGCCGACCTGCACCATGATCTACGGCGACGGCAGGTTCGGTGCGGAGAAGGGAGCGATCGGTTATCTCATCGGCGAGGAACATCGCGGGCTCGCCTGCATGTTCACGATGATGAACAATGCCCGGCTTGCCGTGGGGATACAAGGGGTCGCCATCGCCGAAGCCGCTACCCAGAAGGCGATTGCCTACGCCAAGGAGCGTACGCAGGGCAGGGCGCCCGGATGGAGCGGTGAAGGCATGAGCCCGATCATCGAGCATCCGGATATCGCCCGCACATTGCTGACGATGAAGGCGCTGACCCAAGGGTCGCGTGCCATCGCCTACGCCTGCGCACACGCAGTCGACATGGCGCACGCCAGCCGGGGCGACGAAGCCCGTCATTGGCAGGAACGCTCAAGCCTGCTGACCCCGATTGCCAAGTCCTTCGCAACCGATGCCGGCGTCGATGTCGCCTCGATGGGCATTCAGGTGCATGGCGGCATGGGCTTCATCGAGGAAACCGGGGCGGCCCGGTACCTGCGCGACGCGCGAATCGCACCGATCTATGAAGGCACCAACGGTATCCAGGCGATCGATCTCGTCATCCGCAAGTTGCCGCAGTCCGACGGCGCTCATGTGCGCGGTTTCATTGGTGAACTCGGCCAGGTCGCCGCTGCCGTCAGGGCATCGAACAGGCAGGGATTTGGCGAGACGGCATCGCGGCTCGACGCTGCGATCGCCGATCTCGCGGCGACGACCGAATGGCTGCTGGCAGCGCTGGGAAGCGAAAAACTCGCCGATGCACTCTCCGGCGCCACCCCCTATCAGCGCCTGTTCGGTCTGGTGCTGACCGGCGTCTATCTCGCCAAGGGAGGGCTCGCCGAAGCCGGCGATGGAAAGCAGGATGCGCGCATCAGCCTCTGCCGCTTCGCCGCGGAAAATCTTTTGGCAGAGACAGCCGCGCTCAGAGACCGTGTCGTCAATGGCGCGGAGAGCCTTGCAACCGCCCGCGCCGTTCTCAATTGAGGAAAACCCCATGACTGACCACGTGCTCGTAGAACGGCCGGAGGCCTCTCCCGGTGTCCAGGTCATCCGTTTCAACCGGCCGGAGAAGAAGAACGCCATCACGCGCGAGATGTACGCCAAGATGACGAAGGCACTGACGGTCGCCGGAGAAGATCCCGCTGTCCGTGTGACTGCCTTCCTCGGAACGGAAGGGTGTTTTTCGGCCGGCAACGACATGGCCGATTTCCTGACCTTTGCCATGGGCGGCAGTATGGGAGGCGAAGTTCTGGACTTCCTCCAGGCGCTCGCGGGCGCGGCGAAGCCCGTTGTTTCCGGGGTCGATGGATTGGCGATCGGCATCGGTACGACGATCCATCTGCATTGCGATCTCACAGTGGCTTCCGCCCGTTCGGTTTTCAGGACTCCTTTTGTCGACCTGGCGCTCGTTCCGGAAGCCGCCTCAAGCCTGATTGCACCGCGCATCATGGGGCATCAGCGCGCTTTTGCGCTTTTGGCAGCCGGTGAGCCGCTTGAGGCCGCCAGTGCGCTGGACGCCGGACTGATCTGGAAAGTTGTCGACGAGGATACCGTGGAAACCGAAACGCTCTCGCTCGCAGCGCGCCTCGCCAAGAAGCCGCCGGAGGCGCTGCGCATTGCACGCGATCTCATCCGCGGCGACCGCAAGGATGTCCTCGCGCGGATCGACGAGGAGGCGGCGCACTTTTCGGCGCAATTGAAGAGCGCCGAAGCGCGTGCCGCTTTCGAGGCATTCATGCGCCGCTAGGACCGAAGTTCGGGTGCAGGCATCCTGAATTTCTATCTGTCAATTTTAATCGGTTCTTAAATAGCAATCGCTAGCGTCCGGCCGCAGTAGGCCTTCCCTCGGAGCAGCCGGCCTTAGGTGCAATCACTGGCGCCTAAGGGCTGCTCTGAATGAAAGGCGCTGGAGCGTCGTCCGTGTGTTCACCGGAACTTGCGGCGGTTCGGCGCCGGCCCCGGCGGCATGAGGCATGGCCGGCATCGCCCTCGCGGCATGTCCACTCGGTTTCCCGGCATTTCTCCAGTCGCTCCGGCGATCGGTCCGTCGCGTACGGGAAAACCCTTACGAGCTCATGTCGCCGAAAAACGCCGGCCATTCCCGAGGAGCCCTATTTTGTCCAAACGATCGAACCTCATGACGCGCATCCTTCTTGCGGCGTCCTGCGTTGTCGTCGGTGCCTTCGCAGGTTTTTCCGTCTATATCGATGCGCTTCAGCGTGACACGACCACGAAGGCAGTCGAGGAGAATATTTCCTCTTCCGGCAACCAGGCAGCTCAGAGCGTCGCCAACTGGCTGAACGGCCGGGTGACGTTGACCGCCATGGCGGCGGATGCGGCCGGCAGCGCCTCCGACGAAGCCGGCATCCTGGCCGCGTTGAAGAATGACGTTCTTACCGGCGAGTTCATGTCCACCTATGTCGGCAATGAAGCGGGCAAGTTCATTACGTGGCCCGAGATGCCGCTGCCGGAAGGCTACGACCCGCGCCAACGCCCCTGGTATCAGCAGGCGGTGAAGGCCGATGCTCGCGTTCTCACCGAGCCTTATATCGACGCGTCGAGCGGCGACGTCATCATCAGCGCAGCTGTTCCGGTCAAGCATGACGGCAAGCTTTATGGCGTGGCCGCGAGCGACTTCTCCCTGAAGACCCTGGTCTCCATGATCAACGATATCGATGTCGGCAGCAAAGGTTTCGCGTTTCTCGCGAGCAAGGACGGGCAGATCCTCGTCCATCCGGATGCAAAGCTCGTGACGAAGACGCTCGCTGACGCCTTCCCGGTCGATACGCCGGTGATCGGCAGCGGCATCATGCATAGCGAGCTTGACGGCAAATCGATGCTGGTAAGCTTCGTGCCGGTGCAGGGACTTCCATCGGTCGAATGGTATGTCGGCTTCGCCCTCGATGCGGACGTCGCCTATTCGGCGATCAGCCAGTTCCGCGTGGCCGCGACCGTCGCGACGCTTCTCGCCGTCGGTGCCATGATCGTCTTTCTCGCGACCCTTCTCAGCCGTCTCGTCATCCGCCCGGTGACCGACATGACGGGTGCGATGGAGAAGCTTGCCGCCGGCAATCTCGCTGTTGCGATTCCGGGGGAAGAGCGCCGGGACCAGATCGGCTCAATGGCGGCGGCGGTTGCCGTTTTCCGCGCCAATGCGGTCGAACGGGTTCGGCTTGAAGAAGAAGCGGATGCCAACCGCTCGCTGTCGGAACGTGAACGCCTCGAGCGCGAAGCACAGAAGGCTCGCGATGCGGCGGACGTGCAGCATGCAGTCGAAGCGCTGGCGACGGGCCTCGGCCGGCTCGCGGACGGCGATCTCGCCTATCGCATCGACAGCCCGTTCGCCGATCGCCTCGATCGTCTCAGGGACGACTTCAACAATTCGGTCGCCAGGCTGCACGATACGCTGTGTGCGGTCGGCACCAATGCACGCGCCATCGATGCCGGCGCCAGCGAGATCCGCTCTGCCGCCGACGATCTTGCCCGCCGCACCGAACAGCAGGCGGCTTCTGTCGAGGAAACTGCTGCAGCGCTCGAGGAAATCACCACCACTGTCAAGGACTCGGCGCACCGAGCAGAGGAAGTCGGTGCGCTCGTCGCCCGCACCCGTGAAGGGGCGGAAAAGTCCGGCGAAGTGGTGCAGAACGCCGTCCACGCGATGCACGCAATCGAAAAATCATCCGGCGAGATCTCGAACATCATCGGCGTCATCGACGACATCGCCTTCCAGACCAACCTCTTGGCGCTGAATGCCGGCGTCGAAGCCGCCCGCGCGGGCGAGGCCGGCAAGGGCTTTGCCGTCGTCGCTCAGGAAGTGCGCGAGCTCGCCCAGCGTTCGGCCAATGCCGCGAAGGAAATCAAGGCGTTGATCACTACCTCCGGCGAACAGGTGCGCTCCGGCGTGACGCTCGTCGGCGACACCGGCAAAGCGCTGGAAGCAATCGTCGCCGAGGTTCAGGAGATCAACAAGCACGTAAGCGCGATCGTCACCGCGACTCGCGAACAGTCAACCGGGCTCCAGGAGATCAACACGGCCGTCAACACCATGGACCAGGGTACGCAGCAGAACGCGGCCATGGTCGAGGAACAGACGGCGGCAAGCCACGGTCTTGCCCAGGAAGCGGCTGCGCTCAATGCGCTGCTCGCACAGTTCAAACTTGGAGACATACTGGCGTCCGCCAGCCCGGCCAAGAGCCATCGCCGCCGCGCGGCCTGATGCCGCCTCCGTTGGCAACAGGAAGGGTCCGGCCAGCCGCCGGGCCTTTCTTATTTTTCGAGCGTTGCGACCGCCTCGACATGGGCCGACCAGAGAAACTGGTCGATCGGCGTCACCGATGTGATGCGGTAGCCCGCGGCAACGAGGATCGAGAGATCCCGTGCAAGCGTCACGGGGTTGCAGGAGACTGCGGCGATTTTTTTGACGCTCGAGCGGGCGAGCTCATGGCATTGCGCTTCGGCTCCGGCGCGCGGCGGATCGAAAACGACGGCGTCGAAGACCTTCAACTCCTGCACCATCATCGGTCGGCGGAAAAGGTCTCGCTTCTCGATGGTTATGGGTTTCAGCCCTTGCGTCTTGCGGGCCGCAAAGTCGAGCGCCTTCAAGGCCTTGTCTTCGCTTTCGACGGCGTGGACCCGCGCTGTCCGCGCGATCCTGAGTGCGAAGGTGCCGATGCCTGAAAAGAGATCGGCGACGCGCTTTGATTTGCCGACGTGGCCCAGCACGCGTTCGGCCATTGCCTCTTCGGCCTCGCGGGTCGCCTGAGTGAAACTCCCGGGCGGCGGAGAGACAGTTACACCGCCGAAGCCGATCGCCGGCTTGACGGGCTCGACGATGATCTCGCCGTTCAGGCTGACGCGGGCAATGCCGCGCTCACCCAAGACCGTCTCGACTGTCGTGCGCCTCTGCTTGTCGCTGAGCTTGATACCTTCAGCGGCCAAATCGAGCCCGGTCTCCGTCTCAAGCACGGTGATGCGGAACGGCTCGGCGCTCGACGCCATGGCGGCGGCGATCCTGCGGATGGTCGCGAGCCGCGAGACGATGCCCGGGCTCGTGATGGGACATTCGCTGATCGCGACGATATGGTGGCTCTCCGCCTGGTTGTAGCCGAGGAGCAGTTCCTTCTCAGTTCGCCGGGCGGTAAACACGACGCGGCGGCGCTCACCCGGTCGGGCGATGATCAGCGGGCCAACCTCCGGCGTCAGACCTTTCGACTTCAATGCATCGATGACGAGGCTGCGCTTGAACGCGTGA is a genomic window of Sinorhizobium numidicum containing:
- a CDS encoding transporter, with protein sequence MNLISPEIPGLVWAYRFFPGENRCQRISADSSVDSLQASEGWLWMHLALSDARTPALIERIANLPQAAIATLTSHDTQAAITVSEDVVHGTVVDFERTFDTVTKTIGWLHFAVSDRLVITTRLHPLRSIDRVKAAVEKNARCSRPIDLFEMLVIEFQRTLISLVLELTEELNVIEDRVYGEAEHRQQPGLAPLRRTVVRLHRHLRTTLALLRRAAASEDDEVPPGFIDAAERLSDRLEAVDRDVFALQERARLLHEEIDSKISSETNRHLYILSLMTAFLLPATLVTGFFGMNTGALPFAGGSGTLYAGLFIALSMGLAWMILKRIGIL
- a CDS encoding acyl-CoA dehydrogenase; translation: MYKAPIDEIAFTLKHVAGMDGALTAGRFGELGEDLVDAILSEAGRFATEEIAPLAEIGDRQGARLIDGAVQTPEGWRDLYRNWIGGGWNGLTAPEAFGGQNLPHMLHVAAMEMWNGGSMAFALAPTLTMGAIEALEKHGSDALKATFLGKMVSGEWMGTMNLTEPNAGSDLGALKTRAERRADGSYRIFGQKIFITWGEHDFTDNIIHFVLARLPDAPPGTKGISLFLVPKFLVNTDGTLGARNDLFCHSLEHKLGIHGSPTCTMIYGDGRFGAEKGAIGYLIGEEHRGLACMFTMMNNARLAVGIQGVAIAEAATQKAIAYAKERTQGRAPGWSGEGMSPIIEHPDIARTLLTMKALTQGSRAIAYACAHAVDMAHASRGDEARHWQERSSLLTPIAKSFATDAGVDVASMGIQVHGGMGFIEETGAARYLRDARIAPIYEGTNGIQAIDLVIRKLPQSDGAHVRGFIGELGQVAAAVRASNRQGFGETASRLDAAIADLAATTEWLLAALGSEKLADALSGATPYQRLFGLVLTGVYLAKGGLAEAGDGKQDARISLCRFAAENLLAETAALRDRVVNGAESLATARAVLN
- a CDS encoding crotonase/enoyl-CoA hydratase family protein, translated to MTDHVLVERPEASPGVQVIRFNRPEKKNAITREMYAKMTKALTVAGEDPAVRVTAFLGTEGCFSAGNDMADFLTFAMGGSMGGEVLDFLQALAGAAKPVVSGVDGLAIGIGTTIHLHCDLTVASARSVFRTPFVDLALVPEAASSLIAPRIMGHQRAFALLAAGEPLEAASALDAGLIWKVVDEDTVETETLSLAARLAKKPPEALRIARDLIRGDRKDVLARIDEEAAHFSAQLKSAEARAAFEAFMRR
- the mcpU gene encoding methyl-accepting chemotaxis protein McpU, producing MTRILLAASCVVVGAFAGFSVYIDALQRDTTTKAVEENISSSGNQAAQSVANWLNGRVTLTAMAADAAGSASDEAGILAALKNDVLTGEFMSTYVGNEAGKFITWPEMPLPEGYDPRQRPWYQQAVKADARVLTEPYIDASSGDVIISAAVPVKHDGKLYGVAASDFSLKTLVSMINDIDVGSKGFAFLASKDGQILVHPDAKLVTKTLADAFPVDTPVIGSGIMHSELDGKSMLVSFVPVQGLPSVEWYVGFALDADVAYSAISQFRVAATVATLLAVGAMIVFLATLLSRLVIRPVTDMTGAMEKLAAGNLAVAIPGEERRDQIGSMAAAVAVFRANAVERVRLEEEADANRSLSERERLEREAQKARDAADVQHAVEALATGLGRLADGDLAYRIDSPFADRLDRLRDDFNNSVARLHDTLCAVGTNARAIDAGASEIRSAADDLARRTEQQAASVEETAAALEEITTTVKDSAHRAEEVGALVARTREGAEKSGEVVQNAVHAMHAIEKSSGEISNIIGVIDDIAFQTNLLALNAGVEAARAGEAGKGFAVVAQEVRELAQRSANAAKEIKALITTSGEQVRSGVTLVGDTGKALEAIVAEVQEINKHVSAIVTATREQSTGLQEINTAVNTMDQGTQQNAAMVEEQTAASHGLAQEAAALNALLAQFKLGDILASASPAKSHRRRAA
- a CDS encoding class I SAM-dependent RNA methyltransferase; the encoded protein is MSTETVKISRLGAQGDGVAQTETGHVYAAFTLPGETVTLAVDRTHGTLMSLKEASPQRVEPKCRHFGPEGVNGTCGGCTLQHASDELYHAFKRSLVIDALKSKGLTPEVGPLIIARPGERRRVVFTARRTEKELLLGYNQAESHHIVAISECPITSPGIVSRLATIRRIAAAMASSAEPFRITVLETETGLDLAAEGIKLSDKQRRTTVETVLGERGIARVSLNGEIIVEPVKPAIGFGGVTVSPPPGSFTQATREAEEAMAERVLGHVGKSKRVADLFSGIGTFALRIARTARVHAVESEDKALKALDFAARKTQGLKPITIEKRDLFRRPMMVQELKVFDAVVFDPPRAGAEAQCHELARSSVKKIAAVSCNPVTLARDLSILVAAGYRITSVTPIDQFLWSAHVEAVATLEK